Proteins encoded within one genomic window of Nonomuraea gerenzanensis:
- a CDS encoding AtpZ/AtpI family protein — protein MSAQERRPEEDGRDFADAMWSIPSLLLAGMAIYGGIGWLLDRWLDMSAFFPIGIVLGLVLAGYLAYRKFSR, from the coding sequence ATGAGCGCACAGGAACGCCGACCGGAAGAAGACGGTCGCGACTTCGCCGATGCCATGTGGTCGATCCCCAGCCTTCTGCTTGCAGGGATGGCCATCTACGGCGGCATCGGGTGGTTGCTGGACCGGTGGCTGGACATGTCCGCGTTCTTCCCCATAGGCATCGTCCTTGGGCTGGTGCTCGCTGGCTACCTGGCCTACCGGAAGTTCTCTCGCTGA